One part of the Chthonomonadales bacterium genome encodes these proteins:
- a CDS encoding TIGR03790 family protein translates to MTVRAWRAVGVAALLAAAWAAVVAASAHAPRPAPRVLIVCNRNSADSLAIARHYAAARRIPSDHRYALDLPSAERCSTEDYLRRLRQPLLARLRRTGLDVDYIVATKGVPLRVEGGRYDGLSVDGLIATMRMGELPPRSVSPYFGKRRHFGRRRYGFYLVTRLDGYTRADCLRLVDRSMAARRAKGPFLLHLGPGHENDGYRLVNAAMRRAHAQLEARGFAAVLSPGPEFAGSERPLMGYFSWGSNDAGYNREVYRSLRFVPGALAETAVSTSGRTFSNPDDPGQSLIADLVAQGVTGCKGYVTEPYVASIALPDILFGRYTRGYNLAESFAMASRYLRWKDVVIGDPLCAPYAHAR, encoded by the coding sequence ACGGTGCGCGCCTGGCGCGCGGTGGGCGTCGCCGCGCTGCTCGCCGCCGCGTGGGCGGCGGTCGTGGCGGCCTCCGCCCACGCCCCGCGACCCGCGCCGCGCGTCCTGATCGTGTGCAACCGCAACAGCGCCGACTCGCTCGCCATCGCCCGCCACTACGCCGCCGCGCGCCGGATCCCCTCCGATCACCGCTACGCGCTCGACCTGCCCTCGGCGGAGCGCTGCTCGACCGAAGACTACCTGCGCCGCCTGCGCCAACCGCTCCTCGCCAGACTCCGGCGCACCGGCCTGGACGTGGACTACATCGTCGCCACGAAGGGCGTCCCGCTGCGCGTGGAGGGCGGCCGGTACGACGGGCTCTCCGTGGACGGCCTGATCGCGACGATGCGAATGGGCGAGCTACCGCCACGGTCCGTAAGCCCCTACTTCGGCAAGCGCCGGCACTTCGGGCGCCGGCGCTACGGCTTCTACCTGGTCACCCGACTGGACGGCTACACGCGGGCGGACTGCCTGCGCCTCGTGGACCGGTCGATGGCCGCGCGCCGGGCCAAAGGACCGTTCCTTCTGCACCTGGGCCCCGGCCACGAGAACGACGGCTACCGACTGGTGAACGCGGCCATGCGTCGCGCGCACGCGCAGCTTGAGGCGCGGGGATTCGCGGCGGTCCTGAGCCCGGGTCCGGAGTTCGCCGGCTCCGAGCGGCCCCTGATGGGCTACTTCTCCTGGGGCAGCAACGACGCGGGCTACAACCGGGAGGTCTATCGCAGCCTGCGCTTCGTGCCCGGCGCGCTCGCCGAGACCGCCGTCTCCACGAGCGGGCGCACCTTCTCCAACCCCGACGACCCCGGCCAGTCGCTCATCGCTGACCTGGTCGCGCAGGGCGTCACCGGCTGCAAGGGCTACGTGACGGAGCCCTACGTCGCCTCGATCGCGCTGCCGGACATCCTCTTCGGCCGCTACACGCGAGGCTACAACCTGGCCGAGAGCTTCGCGATGGCCTCCCGCTACCTGCGCTGGAAGGACGTGGTGATCGGCGACCCGCTCTGCGCGCCCTACGCCCACGCGCGCTGA